In one window of Mucilaginibacter auburnensis DNA:
- a CDS encoding 7-carboxy-7-deazaguanine synthase QueE, whose product MAHQVPEDGTLLPLMEEFYTIQGEGFNTGKAAYFIRLGGCDVGCHWCDVKESWNAELHPLTSSDTIVEHASQFPSKAVVVTGGEPLIYNLDYLTTRLQQSGIQTFIETSGAYPLSGSWDWVCLSPKKFKAPMQQVADVANELKVIIFNKSDFAFAEENALRVKPGCKLYLQPEWSRNKEMTPLIVEYVMNNPKWEISLQTHKYLNIP is encoded by the coding sequence ATGGCACACCAGGTTCCGGAAGATGGCACATTGCTTCCTTTAATGGAAGAGTTTTATACGATACAGGGCGAGGGATTTAACACCGGCAAAGCTGCATATTTTATACGTTTAGGCGGCTGCGATGTGGGATGCCATTGGTGCGATGTAAAAGAGAGCTGGAATGCAGAACTACACCCCTTAACCTCTTCGGACACGATTGTTGAGCATGCGTCGCAATTTCCTTCAAAAGCGGTTGTAGTTACCGGTGGCGAGCCTTTGATCTATAACCTGGATTACCTGACCACGCGTTTACAGCAAAGCGGAATTCAAACGTTTATTGAAACATCTGGTGCTTACCCGCTATCCGGCAGTTGGGATTGGGTGTGTTTATCGCCCAAAAAATTTAAAGCCCCAATGCAACAGGTGGCTGATGTTGCCAATGAACTAAAGGTGATCATCTTCAATAAGTCGGACTTTGCTTTTGCCGAAGAAAATGCTTTACGTGTAAAACCAGGCTGCAAACTGTATTTACAGCCGGAGTGGTCGCGTAACAAGGAAATGACGCCACTTATTGTGGAGTATGTTATGAACAATCCTAAATGGGAAATATCACTTCAAACCCATAAATATCTTAATATCCCTTAA
- a CDS encoding OmpA family protein has protein sequence MKKAASIFLLLFVAYFSYAQQNYSTRNRTAIKYFVEGNHNLDNLAYDEAIANLRKAIEADAQFAEAHALLADIMRQRRFDPLSVIDEYKKVLAINPDFNRAIYINLAELEVGQAKYQEALQYLEKYLTYPGIQPKDKLRAEKLIKDCRFSINALSRPVAFNPINVGKAINTPADEYSPVITADEKTIIFTRQINANEDFYQSNKIDTNWQKASYLSERINTPNFNEGSESISPDGKYLFFTGCNRPDGMGRCDIYVVLKKGNDWDKPFNLGAPINTSGWESQPSISSDGRTLYFVSNRAGGYGGYDIWKSTLTNKGWGTPENLGPTVNTPYNEQSPFIHPDDSTLYFCSDGWPGMGGQDLFVSRLDNNGKWQEPENLGYPINSNGNETGLSLTARGDFAFFSSNKLNGAGGFDIYSFKMPPNFKPKPVTYVKGIVFDAKNKKPLESQVEIIALRDSKPVYQNYSSETDGDFLATLTSDKNYGLNISRKGYLFYSENFSLVGYKSDKPFNIQVPLQPIEIGSKVILKNIFFDTNKYDLKPESRGELQEMVNFLAYNPTVKVEISGHTDNVGNDALNQTLSENRAKSVYQFLISSKVDASRLEYKGYGKTQPVATNESEEGRSQNRRTEFKIIGK, from the coding sequence TTGAAAAAAGCTGCATCAATATTCTTGCTCCTGTTTGTTGCGTACTTCAGCTATGCACAGCAAAACTATTCTACGCGCAATAGAACCGCTATTAAGTATTTTGTTGAGGGCAACCACAATTTAGACAACCTTGCTTATGATGAAGCCATTGCCAATCTGCGTAAAGCTATAGAGGCAGATGCGCAATTTGCTGAAGCGCATGCTTTATTAGCCGATATTATGCGGCAGCGGCGGTTTGATCCGCTTAGCGTAATTGATGAGTACAAAAAGGTTTTGGCCATTAATCCTGATTTTAACAGGGCTATTTACATCAATTTGGCTGAACTGGAGGTTGGCCAGGCTAAATATCAGGAAGCTCTTCAATATCTGGAAAAATACCTTACTTACCCGGGCATACAACCCAAAGACAAATTAAGAGCTGAAAAACTGATAAAAGATTGCCGGTTTAGCATTAACGCTTTAAGCCGCCCTGTGGCATTTAACCCAATCAACGTTGGCAAGGCTATTAACACCCCTGCTGATGAGTATTCGCCGGTTATAACTGCTGATGAGAAAACCATAATTTTTACCCGCCAGATCAACGCTAACGAGGATTTTTACCAAAGCAATAAAATTGACACCAACTGGCAAAAGGCCTCTTACCTGAGCGAGCGTATCAATACACCCAACTTTAACGAAGGCTCTGAATCTATTTCTCCCGATGGCAAGTATCTGTTCTTTACCGGATGTAATCGGCCTGATGGTATGGGGCGTTGCGATATTTATGTAGTGCTGAAAAAAGGCAATGATTGGGACAAACCTTTTAATCTGGGCGCACCGATCAATACTTCAGGCTGGGAGTCTCAGCCATCCATCAGTTCAGACGGGCGCACGCTTTACTTTGTAAGTAACCGTGCCGGCGGCTATGGCGGCTACGATATATGGAAGTCAACGTTAACCAATAAAGGTTGGGGCACACCGGAAAATTTGGGACCTACAGTAAATACGCCCTACAACGAGCAATCGCCCTTTATACATCCGGATGACAGCACTCTTTATTTTTGCTCAGACGGATGGCCGGGCATGGGTGGGCAAGATCTGTTTGTAAGCAGGTTAGATAATAACGGCAAGTGGCAGGAACCGGAAAATCTGGGCTATCCAATCAATTCAAACGGTAACGAAACTGGCTTAAGTTTAACTGCGCGCGGAGATTTTGCCTTTTTTTCGTCAAACAAATTAAATGGAGCAGGTGGTTTTGACATCTACAGCTTCAAAATGCCTCCAAACTTCAAGCCGAAGCCTGTTACTTATGTTAAAGGAATTGTATTCGACGCAAAAAACAAAAAGCCGTTGGAGTCGCAGGTTGAAATTATTGCCTTGCGGGATAGTAAGCCCGTTTATCAAAATTACAGTTCAGAAACAGACGGTGACTTTTTAGCTACCTTAACTTCTGATAAAAATTACGGCCTTAATATATCCCGAAAGGGATATCTGTTTTATTCAGAAAACTTTTCGTTAGTGGGCTATAAATCTGATAAGCCATTTAATATACAGGTACCGCTGCAACCAATTGAGATAGGCAGTAAGGTAATATTAAAAAACATTTTCTTTGATACCAACAAATACGACCTGAAACCCGAATCGCGCGGGGAGCTACAGGAAATGGTTAATTTCTTAGCTTATAACCCAACTGTAAAAGTCGAAATATCAGGCCATACAGATAACGTTGGCAACGACGCATTGAATCAAACCCTCTCAGAGAATAGGGCTAAATCGGTTTACCAATTCCTCATTAGTAGTAAAGTAGATGCTTCACGCCTAGAGTATAAAGGCTACGGCAAAACACAACCGGTTGCTACCAACGAAAGTGAGGAAGGCCGCAGCCAAAACCGTCGGACAGAATTTAAAATTATCGGGAAGTAA
- a CDS encoding DOMON domain-containing protein — MYKLSYHSYVALLICSFVVSGLHAQDVIAKYAPSGVKIDGIATEWQGYEEIQNDKSQLSYLISSDTSNLYLVLKTKDKKKQQNILGAGLTFSLDPKGKKKATFSTTFPSPDGNDLSDFKNLETAGLMERVKNSGMRQIRLHGFDQLPEYIPSQKNNHNIQAAISFNADGELIYEECIPLKLIGFDGVQQTPWAFNIKVNGLYIKTFLERNLITTEVIAVPAGTSVASASRGGRGTPKRVNPAGNADNPVNAEYNTQQLTPSMDFWGKFTFPK, encoded by the coding sequence ATGTACAAACTATCTTATCACAGCTACGTCGCCTTATTAATTTGTTCTTTCGTCGTGTCTGGACTACATGCACAGGATGTAATTGCAAAGTACGCACCATCAGGAGTTAAAATAGATGGAATCGCGACTGAATGGCAAGGTTACGAGGAAATCCAAAACGATAAATCTCAGCTTTCGTACTTAATATCATCTGATACCAGCAACTTGTACCTTGTTTTAAAAACTAAGGACAAAAAAAAGCAACAAAATATTTTAGGCGCAGGTTTAACATTTAGCTTAGATCCTAAAGGTAAAAAAAAAGCTACTTTTAGTACAACTTTCCCCTCACCGGATGGTAATGACTTAAGTGATTTTAAAAATTTGGAGACAGCAGGCCTGATGGAAAGAGTTAAAAACTCAGGTATGAGGCAGATCCGTCTACATGGTTTTGATCAGCTACCTGAATACATACCTTCTCAAAAAAACAATCACAATATACAAGCGGCAATAAGTTTTAACGCTGACGGTGAGTTAATTTATGAAGAGTGTATCCCACTAAAGCTTATTGGCTTTGATGGTGTTCAACAAACTCCATGGGCTTTTAATATTAAAGTAAATGGTTTGTATATTAAGACATTCCTTGAACGAAATTTAATAACAACCGAAGTTATTGCTGTGCCTGCCGGAACAAGCGTAGCTTCTGCAAGTAGGGGAGGAAGAGGTACACCAAAGCGTGTAAATCCTGCTGGTAATGCTGATAACCCGGTAAATGCTGAATATAATACGCAGCAATTAACACCTTCTATGGATTTTTGGGGCAAATTTACTTTCCCTAAATGA
- a CDS encoding acyl carrier protein: MDRKEILNELKKVLTPYTEDKAMVDGITEETDLIKDLKINSANLVDIIIDAEAQYDIEIDFDAAEKMYNVGNCIDVIAEKLNKHA; this comes from the coding sequence ATGGACAGAAAAGAAATTCTGAATGAATTAAAGAAAGTGTTAACTCCGTATACGGAAGACAAAGCGATGGTGGATGGAATAACGGAAGAAACCGATCTGATAAAAGATCTTAAAATAAATTCTGCCAATCTGGTTGATATAATAATTGATGCCGAAGCTCAATACGACATTGAGATAGATTTTGATGCCGCCGAAAAAATGTACAATGTTGGTAATTGCATTGACGTAATTGCCGAGAAATTAAACAAACACGCCTAA
- a CDS encoding beta-ketoacyl-[acyl-carrier-protein] synthase family protein — MSDRRVVITGLGVVAPNGNNIPDFLQAIQNGVSGIKHYPEYEDLKFNCQVGGFPEFEWEDLRNYISETSLYGLKGKGIAFGIKAALDAWTDAGNEIVSEQVLLDTGCVFGSSVADTDVIKNAIYRVDAHESKKLGSRVVEQIMNSGVTAYISGRLGLGNKVINNSAACATGTQSIIMGYEYIKYGMAKRMLVGSCEFVDRYVFGGFDSMRVLSRKYNDQAERASRPMSASAGGFVPGSGAGALMLEEMEYALARGAKIYGEVLGGSTNSGGQRNGGTMTAPSSEGVIRCIREAITDSGISADDIDLVCGHLTATMADKWEIQNWIQALGRSGDNFPLVNSLKSMVGHSLSAAGSIETVAAVLQLKYNFAHPNLNLEDPMPEILDAIGANNLPVTKVNTQIDVIAKANFGFGDVNACLILSKFN, encoded by the coding sequence ATGAGTGATCGTCGTGTTGTAATTACGGGTTTGGGTGTTGTAGCGCCAAACGGAAATAATATTCCTGATTTTCTGCAAGCCATACAAAATGGTGTATCGGGTATAAAACACTATCCGGAATACGAAGACCTGAAATTTAATTGCCAGGTAGGAGGTTTTCCGGAGTTTGAATGGGAAGATTTGCGCAATTACATAAGCGAAACCAGCTTATACGGATTAAAAGGCAAGGGCATCGCATTCGGTATAAAGGCCGCTTTAGATGCCTGGACAGACGCCGGTAATGAAATTGTAAGTGAACAAGTACTTTTAGATACCGGCTGTGTTTTTGGCAGCAGCGTTGCCGATACTGATGTTATAAAAAACGCCATCTACCGCGTTGATGCTCACGAATCAAAAAAGTTAGGCTCGCGCGTAGTTGAGCAGATCATGAATAGCGGTGTTACGGCTTATATATCAGGTAGGTTAGGTTTAGGTAACAAAGTAATCAATAACTCGGCCGCCTGTGCTACCGGCACGCAATCCATAATTATGGGTTATGAGTATATTAAATACGGCATGGCCAAACGTATGTTGGTAGGTAGTTGCGAGTTTGTTGACAGGTATGTTTTTGGCGGCTTCGACTCCATGCGCGTGCTATCACGCAAATACAATGATCAGGCTGAGCGCGCGTCGCGCCCCATGAGCGCTTCGGCAGGTGGCTTTGTTCCCGGCTCGGGTGCAGGTGCTCTAATGTTGGAAGAGATGGAATATGCTCTGGCACGTGGCGCTAAAATTTATGGAGAGGTGTTGGGTGGTTCAACCAACTCGGGCGGGCAGCGTAACGGCGGTACCATGACAGCGCCATCATCAGAAGGGGTGATAAGATGCATCCGGGAGGCCATTACAGACTCCGGCATAAGCGCGGATGATATTGATCTGGTTTGTGGGCATTTAACTGCTACCATGGCCGATAAATGGGAGATACAGAACTGGATACAAGCCTTAGGCAGGAGCGGAGATAACTTCCCGCTGGTTAATTCGCTTAAGTCAATGGTAGGGCATTCATTGAGTGCTGCAGGTTCAATTGAAACTGTTGCTGCAGTTTTGCAGTTAAAGTATAACTTTGCGCATCCAAATTTGAACCTGGAAGATCCGATGCCGGAAATTTTAGATGCAATTGGTGCAAACAATTTGCCGGTAACTAAGGTAAACACGCAGATTGACGTAATAGCGAAAGCTAACTTTGGATTTGGCGATGTAAATGCCTGCTTAATATTATCAAAATTTAACTGA
- a CDS encoding 3-hydroxyacyl-ACP dehydratase FabZ family protein, producing the protein MTNNILNYLPYKSSFLFVDDITSLNDDGVIGEYTLKPESFFYEDHFPGNPVTPGVIITEIMAQIGLVVLGIHLMLGDIKEHEGFEMHEDSFPLLTSTNVDFFKMVLPGEKVIVKSKKQYFRFGKLKCTVEMHDANSELIAKGVFSGVIKNAAVNSK; encoded by the coding sequence ATGACTAACAACATATTAAACTATCTTCCTTACAAATCGTCTTTCTTGTTTGTTGATGATATTACATCATTGAACGATGATGGTGTTATTGGTGAATACACGTTAAAGCCGGAGTCGTTTTTTTATGAAGATCACTTTCCGGGTAACCCCGTAACGCCTGGCGTTATTATTACAGAGATAATGGCGCAGATAGGGTTGGTAGTATTGGGTATACACCTGATGTTGGGCGATATAAAAGAACACGAGGGCTTTGAAATGCATGAGGACTCGTTTCCGCTGCTTACGTCAACCAATGTTGATTTTTTTAAAATGGTTTTACCCGGCGAAAAAGTGATCGTAAAATCAAAAAAACAGTATTTCCGGTTCGGAAAATTGAAATGTACAGTAGAAATGCACGATGCAAATTCGGAATTGATAGCAAAAGGTGTATTTTCAGGGGTTATTAAAAATGCTGCAGTTAATAGTAAATGA
- a CDS encoding SDR family oxidoreductase, producing the protein MQNNTKQFSGLWTVILGGSSGFGFATAEKLASHGMNVAVLYREMGASDKIVKQKLTDIATTNNVEIEAHNINALDETVRNNFISAFVAGKKNKVRLLLHSIARGNLKPLAGDDGGLLSVDDIQLTTYAMATSMLDWARDLLTAEVFCADARVIGLTSEGSHKYWDGYAAVSIAKASLESLNTYMAVELAPYGLKTNLIQAGVTATPSLKRIPESDRLIEGATQRNPFKRLTKPDDVANVIYLLCTDEAAWINGSVIHVDGGEHCR; encoded by the coding sequence GTGCAGAACAATACTAAGCAGTTTTCGGGTTTATGGACGGTTATTTTGGGGGGCTCAAGCGGCTTCGGTTTTGCCACCGCCGAGAAACTAGCCAGCCATGGCATGAACGTGGCTGTGCTGTACCGCGAAATGGGTGCATCAGATAAAATTGTTAAGCAAAAACTGACTGATATAGCAACTACAAATAATGTGGAAATTGAAGCGCATAATATTAATGCGCTTGATGAAACAGTTCGCAATAATTTCATATCTGCTTTTGTTGCCGGCAAAAAAAATAAAGTAAGATTGCTGCTGCACTCCATAGCCCGCGGTAACTTAAAACCCCTGGCTGGCGATGATGGTGGGTTATTATCTGTTGATGATATCCAGTTGACTACTTACGCCATGGCAACCAGTATGCTGGATTGGGCGCGTGATCTGTTAACCGCTGAAGTTTTTTGCGCCGATGCCCGCGTTATTGGTTTAACCAGTGAGGGCTCCCATAAGTATTGGGATGGGTATGCTGCCGTATCAATAGCCAAAGCATCATTAGAAAGTTTAAATACCTACATGGCTGTTGAATTGGCTCCTTACGGACTGAAAACCAATTTAATACAGGCGGGCGTTACAGCTACACCATCGTTAAAACGGATACCCGAAAGCGACCGCCTTATTGAGGGCGCTACACAGCGTAATCCTTTTAAAAGATTAACAAAACCCGATGACGTTGCAAATGTTATATACCTGCTTTGCACAGATGAAGCAGCATGGATAAACGGATCGGTTATACATGTAGACGGGGGAGAACATTGTAGGTAG
- a CDS encoding beta-ketoacyl-ACP synthase III: MPVYITDTSKFFPNQPVANDEMEQYLGYINGKPSKSKSIVLRNNAITNRYYALEKGGKSTHTNAQMTALAVKELFKDDPEKIKEVELLSCGTSSPDQMMPSHGVMTHGWLPEMGATEVVSPAGVCCAGMHSLKYAYLAVKTGDVKQAVATGSERFSGLLVSDVFEEEAQKLKELTANPFIAFQKEFLRWMLSDGASAFMLKDEPNKDGISLRIDWIEGVSYANEMDACMYMGAEKNADGSLKGFMDFTPEEVMNKSIFSIKQDINLLSDNIVPLGGKKIKEIFDKKGLTAKDIDWFLPHISSNFFKSKIYDLVEIYGGGIPYEKWFINLYTVGNVGAASVYLMIDELFHSDKLKKGEKILLLVPESSRFSYMYAMLTVV; encoded by the coding sequence ATGCCCGTTTATATTACAGATACCTCTAAATTTTTTCCTAACCAGCCGGTTGCTAATGATGAAATGGAGCAATACTTAGGCTACATTAACGGGAAACCATCAAAATCAAAAAGTATAGTATTGCGTAATAACGCCATTACTAACAGATACTACGCTTTAGAAAAAGGCGGTAAATCAACTCATACCAACGCACAGATGACAGCACTGGCGGTTAAGGAACTGTTTAAAGACGATCCTGAGAAGATAAAGGAAGTTGAACTGCTGTCATGCGGTACTTCATCGCCAGATCAAATGATGCCATCGCACGGTGTAATGACGCATGGCTGGTTGCCCGAAATGGGCGCTACCGAAGTAGTGTCGCCGGCAGGCGTTTGCTGCGCGGGTATGCACTCGCTTAAATATGCTTACTTAGCCGTTAAAACCGGCGACGTGAAACAGGCTGTGGCTACAGGTTCAGAGCGTTTTTCGGGCTTGCTGGTATCAGATGTTTTTGAGGAAGAAGCTCAGAAATTAAAAGAATTGACCGCTAACCCGTTCATCGCTTTTCAAAAAGAGTTTTTACGTTGGATGCTATCGGATGGCGCTTCGGCTTTTATGCTGAAAGATGAACCGAATAAAGACGGCATCAGTCTTCGTATTGATTGGATTGAAGGTGTATCATACGCCAATGAAATGGATGCCTGTATGTACATGGGTGCTGAGAAAAATGCAGACGGCTCTTTGAAAGGGTTTATGGATTTTACGCCTGAAGAGGTAATGAACAAATCCATTTTCAGCATAAAACAGGATATTAACCTGCTTAGCGATAACATTGTACCGTTAGGCGGCAAAAAGATAAAGGAGATATTTGATAAAAAAGGCCTTACCGCTAAAGATATCGACTGGTTTTTACCGCATATATCCAGCAATTTCTTCAAGAGTAAAATTTACGATCTGGTTGAAATTTACGGCGGTGGCATTCCCTACGAAAAATGGTTCATTAACTTATATACTGTTGGTAACGTTGGTGCGGCATCTGTCTATTTAATGATAGACGAACTGTTCCATAGCGACAAACTAAAAAAGGGCGAGAAAATATTGCTATTGGTGCCTGAAAGCTCACGCTTCTCGTACATGTATGCAATGTTGACGGTGGTGTAG
- a CDS encoding BtrH N-terminal domain-containing protein — MTLDFNHIQAAHCENGVTTSLLKHNGVKQITEPLAFGIGAGIFFTYIPFLKINNGPVIAFRTLPGLIFNRTCKALDISVVRKKFFSREAAEKYLNDELAKGNPVGCQVGVYYLPYFPKEYRFHFNAHNIIVFGNEDGNYLVSDPVMEGTNTLSAYELERVRFAKGALAPRGQLYYPKENRPVTDEQIKRGIISGIKKGVQNMLQIPGPIAGISGIKFTANRIKKWRDKLGPKDAGLYLAQLVRMQEEIGTGGGGFRYIYGAFLQEAHPYTKQDGLLNIAQDFTAAGDLWREAAVHAAGIYKGRLGSQQDYNTMGDYLLEVAEVEKKAFTALKNIKWQ; from the coding sequence ATGACGCTTGATTTTAACCACATACAAGCCGCCCATTGCGAAAATGGCGTTACTACAAGTTTACTAAAACACAATGGCGTTAAGCAAATTACCGAGCCATTGGCCTTTGGTATTGGCGCGGGTATATTTTTTACTTACATACCCTTTTTAAAAATAAACAACGGACCGGTAATTGCATTCCGCACTTTGCCCGGGTTAATTTTCAACCGCACCTGCAAGGCCCTGGATATTTCGGTTGTGCGCAAAAAGTTTTTTTCAAGGGAAGCGGCAGAAAAATATTTGAATGATGAACTGGCCAAAGGTAACCCTGTTGGCTGCCAGGTAGGCGTTTACTACCTGCCCTACTTCCCTAAAGAATACCGCTTTCACTTTAACGCGCATAACATTATAGTTTTTGGTAATGAGGATGGCAACTACCTGGTAAGCGACCCTGTTATGGAAGGCACCAACACCTTAAGCGCTTACGAGTTAGAGCGTGTGCGTTTTGCAAAAGGCGCTTTGGCTCCACGCGGGCAGCTCTATTATCCTAAAGAAAACAGACCGGTCACTGATGAGCAGATCAAGCGCGGCATTATAAGCGGTATAAAAAAGGGCGTACAAAATATGCTGCAAATACCGGGGCCAATAGCCGGAATAAGCGGTATCAAATTTACTGCGAACCGCATAAAAAAATGGCGCGATAAACTTGGACCGAAAGACGCAGGATTATATTTAGCCCAATTGGTGCGAATGCAGGAAGAAATAGGCACAGGCGGCGGCGGGTTTCGTTATATTTACGGAGCTTTTTTGCAGGAAGCGCACCCTTACACCAAACAGGATGGTTTGTTAAATATAGCCCAGGATTTTACTGCCGCCGGCGATTTATGGCGCGAGGCGGCGGTGCATGCTGCCGGTATTTACAAGGGCCGCTTGGGTAGTCAGCAAGATTACAATACCATGGGCGATTACCTGTTAGAGGTTGCTGAGGTGGAAAAAAAGGCATTCACCGCTTTAAAAAATATAAAATGGCAATAA
- a CDS encoding ABC transporter ATP-binding protein, which yields MAINNGLAVAIENMGFRYPGNEKISYSGLNLNITKGERFGLFGPNGAGKTTLMNLMTGVILADSGSITLLGEQVGRNKKANSLFGFVPQDFSFYYELSPVENLEFFGAWAGLNKLQIQQRTDELLQILSLEDVRHKAVGKFSGGMKRRVNLAIGVMHNPQILFLDEPTVGVDVHTRHAILDYLQTLNNAGTTLIYTSHQLSEAEDLCTHIAFVDKGKIIAEGDIDDVLTAHRHETLEELFINLTGKALRD from the coding sequence ATGGCAATAAATAACGGTCTGGCGGTGGCTATTGAAAACATGGGGTTCAGGTATCCGGGTAATGAAAAGATATCCTATTCCGGGCTTAACCTAAACATTACCAAAGGTGAACGCTTTGGCCTGTTTGGGCCCAATGGTGCAGGCAAAACAACACTAATGAACCTGATGACCGGCGTAATACTTGCTGATAGCGGCAGCATTACCTTATTGGGTGAACAGGTTGGTCGCAATAAAAAAGCCAATAGCTTATTTGGCTTTGTTCCGCAGGATTTTTCTTTTTACTATGAACTGTCTCCTGTGGAAAACCTGGAGTTTTTTGGAGCTTGGGCAGGGTTAAATAAACTACAGATACAACAACGCACAGACGAGTTGCTGCAAATATTAAGTCTGGAAGATGTAAGACACAAAGCCGTTGGCAAATTCTCGGGCGGAATGAAACGCAGGGTAAATTTGGCCATAGGGGTTATGCACAACCCGCAAATATTGTTCTTAGATGAGCCTACAGTAGGTGTTGACGTACACACCCGCCACGCTATTTTAGACTATCTGCAAACACTTAATAATGCGGGCACTACACTTATCTACACATCGCACCAGTTAAGTGAGGCAGAAGACCTGTGCACACATATTGCCTTTGTTGATAAAGGCAAAATTATAGCCGAAGGCGACATTGATGATGTACTGACAGCGCATAGACACGAGACCTTGGAAGAACTATTTATTAACTTAACCGGAAAGGCCCTGCGCGACTAA
- a CDS encoding ABC transporter permease, giving the protein MFKLWISIKKDVKVLLRDKVGLALMLGMPIVLVVVVTSIQNSTFQLINKSKIAVAVCNLDTGLAGRQLIKDIDNIGLFKVLNPTRKNADSLQQYMHDSDAMLGITIPQNFTEKVNAKASNSADKAMAEFNGGADSTAASAPPEIDPLQVYYNPVLQESLRFSVQGALQSALQLVESRQTLRTLYYNTNEKEMPLELEKQMLSANSKVNMLPTSKDGTRNTPNAAQHNVPAWTIFAMFFVVVSLGGSVVREKISGGYIRLKTLPTNYMVGILSKQITYLVVTLLQAAIIFSMGIWLFPVIGLPPLNIPHDVLALFVVTLVTGWCAVSYAICVGVFAGTHEQANGFGAISIVILACIGGLMVPSFAMQGLAKTLANFSPMHWCLQAYYKIFLEGASLTDVLTNLFSILTISLVLLFITHVGLKKKNLI; this is encoded by the coding sequence ATGTTTAAGCTCTGGATATCTATAAAAAAAGACGTAAAGGTGTTGCTGCGCGATAAAGTGGGACTGGCGCTGATGCTGGGTATGCCTATAGTTTTGGTGGTGGTGGTTACCAGCATTCAAAACAGCACCTTTCAACTCATCAATAAAAGCAAAATTGCGGTGGCGGTTTGCAATTTAGATACAGGCTTGGCAGGCAGGCAATTGATCAAAGACATTGATAATATTGGCTTATTCAAAGTGCTTAACCCTACAAGAAAAAACGCTGATAGCCTGCAGCAATACATGCATGATTCCGACGCTATGCTGGGCATAACCATACCCCAGAATTTTACCGAAAAGGTAAACGCGAAAGCATCCAATTCGGCAGATAAAGCCATGGCGGAGTTTAATGGCGGAGCAGATAGCACTGCCGCATCAGCGCCACCGGAGATCGATCCATTGCAGGTGTATTACAACCCTGTTTTGCAGGAATCGTTACGCTTTTCGGTACAGGGGGCGTTGCAAAGCGCTTTACAACTGGTGGAGAGCCGTCAAACCCTGCGCACCCTTTACTATAACACTAACGAAAAAGAAATGCCTTTAGAGCTGGAAAAACAAATGCTGAGTGCCAACAGTAAGGTAAATATGTTGCCTACATCAAAAGATGGCACCCGCAACACACCCAATGCGGCACAGCACAATGTACCGGCATGGACCATATTCGCTATGTTTTTTGTAGTGGTGTCGTTAGGAGGATCTGTAGTTCGAGAAAAAATAAGCGGTGGTTATATCCGTTTAAAAACATTGCCAACCAATTATATGGTAGGCATATTATCTAAACAGATCACCTACCTGGTGGTAACGCTTTTACAGGCCGCTATCATTTTTTCAATGGGCATATGGCTGTTCCCTGTTATAGGGCTGCCTCCGCTTAACATACCGCATGATGTTTTGGCATTGTTTGTAGTTACCTTAGTAACCGGCTGGTGCGCGGTTAGCTATGCTATTTGCGTGGGTGTATTTGCCGGCACACATGAGCAGGCCAACGGCTTTGGCGCCATATCCATTGTGATACTGGCTTGTATTGGTGGCTTAATGGTGCCAAGCTTTGCTATGCAGGGTTTGGCAAAAACGCTGGCTAACTTTTCGCCAATGCATTGGTGTTTACAGGCTTACTATAAAATATTTTTGGAAGGCGCATCGTTAACAGATGTGCTGACCAACCTGTTCTCCATATTGACCATAAGCCTTGTGCTATTATTTATAACACACGTGGGGCTTAAAAAGAAAAATTTAATATAA
- a CDS encoding phosphopantetheine-binding protein: MEKEALKEQLKAQIIQFLNLTDLTPADIKDNDPLFGDGLGLDSIDSLELIVLLKKEYGITINDPKEGRKALTDISTMADYVEANRTK, translated from the coding sequence ATGGAAAAAGAAGCATTAAAAGAGCAACTTAAAGCACAAATAATACAATTTTTAAACTTAACAGATCTTACCCCTGCTGATATTAAAGACAATGACCCTTTGTTTGGTGATGGTTTAGGTCTGGATTCGATCGACTCGCTTGAATTAATTGTTCTGCTGAAAAAGGAATACGGCATCACTATTAATGACCCTAAAGAAGGCCGCAAGGCTTTGACAGACATCAGCACTATGGCTGATTATGTTGAGGCTAACCGCACAAAATAA